The following are encoded in a window of Numida meleagris isolate 19003 breed g44 Domestic line chromosome 9, NumMel1.0, whole genome shotgun sequence genomic DNA:
- the MTMR10 gene encoding myotubularin-related protein 10, translated as MFSLKPPKPTFKSYLLPLPQTEDHITSEPRIKKLEPVLLPGEIVVNEVNFVRKCIATDTSQYDLWGKLVCTNFKISFITDDPMPLQKFHYKNLLLGEHDVPLTCIEQIVTVNDTKRKQKVLGPNQKLKFNPTELIIYCKDFRIVRFRFDEAGPESAKKVCLAIAHYSQPTDLQLLFAFEYVGEIYHNPAKKVNGVDPGGGGSSGGGISSASSQQTPLFETYSDWDREIKRTGASEWRVCSVNEGYMISTCLPEYFVVPSSLADQDLKLYSYSFIGRRMPLWSWNHPNGSALVRMANIKDVLQQRRIDQRICNAITRSHPLRSDVFKSDLDKCLPNIQEIQAAHIKLKQLCVNEPFEETEEKWLSSLENTRWLEYIRSFLKHSAELVYMMECKHVSVVLQEEEGRDLSCIAASLVQVMLDPYFRTIVGFQSLIQKEWVMAGYQFLDRCNHLKRSDKESPLFLMFLDCVWQLLEQYPAAFEFSEMYLTILYDSARISLFGTFLFNCPHQRVKESTEFAISKNIQLGDEKGLRFPCVWDWSLQFTSRDRLLFHNPLYIGKSAPCVQNGAVKTFKRSKKNYSSTLRGVPPALKNGIVSEQEFLPRRNSLILKLKPDFLQQTESQSNSMEQYFRDWFAKPVDLHGVILPHISGTQIKLWKLCYFRWVPEAQINHGGFIAAFHKVSLLADEVDMLNRNLRQCKSNSPLQGNCSELDQGRMYFRANGLNDTSGAPDFLSSSFPFSPVGNLCRRSILGTPLSKFLSGAKIWLSTETLANED; from the exons GTGAAATTGTGGTAAATGAAGTCAATTTCGTGAGAAAATGCATCGCAACAGATACAAGTCAGTATGACCTGTGGGGCAAACTGGTTTGCACTAACTTCAAGATTTCCTTTATTACGGATGACCCAATGCCACTACAG AAATTCCATTACAAAAACCTTCTTCTTGGTGAACATGATGTCCCTCTAACGTGCATTGAGCAGATTGTCACAG TGAATGATAccaagaggaaacagaaagtcCTTGGTCCCAACCAGAAACTTAAATTTAATCCAACCGAGTTAATCATTTATTGCAAAGACTTCCGTATTGTCAGATTTCGTTTTGATGAAGCAGGTCCTGAAAGCGCAAAAAAG GTGTGCCTTGCAATAGCTCATTATTCTCAGCCAACGGAtcttcagcttctctttgcGTTCGAGTATGTTGGGGAAATATATCATAATCCAG caAAGAAGGTGAACGGAGTAGACCCAGGAGGCGGTGGCAGCAGCGGTGGTGGCATCAGCAGTGCCAGCAGTCAGCAGACACCTTTGTTTGAAACTTATTCTGACTGGGATAGAGAAATCAAAAGGACTGGTGCATCAGAGTGGAGAGTTTGTTCAGTCAATGAAGGTTACATGATATCTACTTG CCTTCCAGAGTATTTTGTGGTCCCTTCTTCCTTAGCAGATCAAGACCTTAAGCTGTACTCCTACTCTTTTATTGGGAGACGAATGCCA TTATGGTCCTGGAATCATCCTAATGGGAGTGCCCTTGTAAGAATGGCCAACATTAAGGATGTGCTGCAACAAAGAAGAATTGATCAAAG GATTTGTAATGCAATAACTCGAAGCCACCCCCTGAGAAGTGACGTTTTCAAATCTGATCTGGACAAATGTCTCCCCAACATCCAGGAAATCCAGGCTGCGCACATCAAACTCAAACAGCTGTGTGTTAACG AGCcctttgaagaaacagaagagaagtgGCTGTCCTCACTGGAAAATACTCGCTGGTTAGAGTATATCAG ATCATTTCTTAAGCATTCTGCTGAGCTTGTATATATGATGGAGTGTAAGCACGTTTCTGTAGTTCTACAAG AGGAAGAGGGACGGGACCTGAGCTGCATTGCTGCTTCTCTCGTTCAAGTCATGCTGGATCCCTATTTTCGAACGATTGTTGGATTTCAAAGCTTGATACAGAAGGAATGGGTCATGGCAGGATATCAGTTTTTAGATAGGTGTAACCACTTAAAGAGATCTGACAAAGAG TCCCCGTTGTTCTTGATGTTTCTCGACTGTGTTTGGCAGCTGCTAGAACAATACCCGGCAGCCTTtgagttttctgaaatgtactTGACGATACTGTACGACAGTGCACGTATCTCATTGTTTGGCACTTTCCTTTTCAACTGTCCGCATCAACGAGTAAAGGAAAGCACT GAATTTGCtataagcaaaaatattcagctgGGTGATGAGAAAGGCCTCAGATTTCCTTGTGTTTGGGACTGGTCTCTTCAGTTTACCAGCAGGGATCGCCTGCTCTTTCACAACCCTTTGTATATCGGGAAAAGCGCACCATGCGTACAGAATGGAGCAGTGAAAACTTTTAAGCGCTCGAAG aaaaactaCAGCTCGACACTGCGAGGTGTCCCCCCAGCATTGAAAAATGGAATCGTCAGTGAGCAGGAGTTCCTTCCAAGAAGAAACTCTCTGATACTGAAACTGAAACCGGACTTCTTACAGCAAACAGAGAGTCAGAGTAACAGTATGGAACAGTACTTCAGAGACTGGTTTGCAAAGCCTGTTGATTTGCACGGCGTAATTCTGCCCCATATCTCTGGAACACAGATAAAACTCTGGAAACTGTGCTACTTCCGCTGGGTTCCCGAGGCCCAGATTAATCACGGTGGCTTCATCGCTGCTTTCCATAAGGTTTCTTTGCTGGCAGATGAAGTGGATATGTTAAACCGGAACCTTCGACAGTGCAAAAGCAACTCTCCTTTGCAAGGTAACTGTTCAGAACTGGATCAAGGCAGGATGTACTTCAGAGCAAATGGTTTAAACGACACCTCTGGGGCCCCAGACTTTCTCTCCTCCTCATTCCCGTTCTCACCAGTAGGGAACCTATGCAGACGGAGCATTCTGGGAACGCCTTTAAGCAAATTCTTAAGTGGTGCCAAAATCTGGCTATCCACTGAGACGCTTGCGAATGAAGACTAA